From the Lathyrus oleraceus cultivar Zhongwan6 chromosome 4, CAAS_Psat_ZW6_1.0, whole genome shotgun sequence genome, one window contains:
- the LOC127138036 gene encoding uncharacterized protein LOC127138036, with the protein MNESVLDDDGDYEEPISNLSPQVQPKTKKLLILKLNEFLYRRVVYFQEILEYKYTIYRIPEHRYRDFILFRRPYSKQFLGFCLQRFEVGVWSSARGYNIDGALKCAMGNHKEKLLFVWVGLIPMVNAEKPLYMKELQKVWNLYDSIYSRSNTLMIDDKPYRALYNPAHLSIFTKSYDINDEEDNLFDPNGELCKYLEGVYKAEDVPRHIQHNPFGLPPITPSHPDWKYYKKVLLKLGFVDT; encoded by the exons atgaatgaatcggtTTTGGATGatgacggtgattacgaagagccaatATCTAatctttctcctcaagttcaacccaaaacaaagaaattacttattttgaaaCTGAACGAGTTTCTTTATCGtagagt agtgtactttcaagaaaTTCTTGAATATAAATACACAATTTACCGAATACCCGAGCACCGTTACCGTGATTTTATTT TGTTTAGAAGGCCATATTCAAAACAGTTTTTGGGGTTTTGCTTGCAAAGATTTGAAGTTGGAGTATGGTCCTCCGCAAGAGG GTATAATATCGACGGAGCCTTGAAATGTGCCATGGGAAATCACAAAGAAAAACTTCTATTTGTTTGG GTTGGACTTATACCTATGGTGAATGCCGAAAAACCTCTTTATATGAAAGAGTTACAGAAAGTGTGGAATCTATATGATTCTATATATTCACGTTCTAATACTTTGATGATTGATGACAAGCCATACAGAGCACTCTATAATCCT GCACATTTGTCAATATTTACCAAGTCTTATGATATAAATGACGAGGAGGACAACTTATTTGACCCAAATGGTGAGTTATGCAAGTACTTGGAAGGAGTATATAAAGCTGAAGATGTTCCGAGACATATCCAACACAACCCTTTTGGCTTACCACCAATAACACCTTCTCATCCTGATTGGAAATACTACAAAAAAGTTCTCCTTAAGTTGGGGTTTGTTGATACATGA